The DNA segment GATGGGTAAGTATCTGGGGACAGCACACAGGCCCCCAGCCTGCCCCCTGGGGAATCCCAGCCCCAGAGGCTCCATCTCCTGGGCTGAGGGCCTTGAGGCCTCCTTGCACCTGCCATGGGGGCAGTCTCATCCCCACCAGTGACAGCTGTGTGCCTTGACTGGCTGGTCCCTACAAGGTTGGGGGTGTCCGGGTTCTCTGCCTGCCTGTGTTGGGAAATGCCCAGTTCCGATGGGACTGTCAGCTGCTCAGCATCCAAAGCCAGAATCTCACCTCCCAGGGTAGCTCAGCTGTGGAGTCCTTCCCCAGAGGCCTCCTTGGGGTGACCGATGCAGAGCGGAGCAGGGATGGGCGGACCGAGGGGCTCTGTAGCTCAGGCATTCGGATAGGCCAAGAGCCGGGCCTGGAAGGGAACTTGACTTAGGTCGGGTCACCTGCTGGGAGGCCGGGGTTCCTGGGTTGAGGGGAAAGAGGGCTGGCTTCCTAGGGGGGAAAGAATCAGGCCTCGGTCAGCTGCCCACTCTGCCAGCACCCCCCATGCACAGCCAGAGCAGGGGCTGGCCCAGCGCGGGGAGGGGGCTCAGAGTCTCTGTTTTCTCCCATCCTGGGATTCTGGGCAGAGAAGGAATGAGCCGGGACAAGACCCAGGGGTACCGTATGGTTCCTGCTGCCTTCTCCAGGAGTACCTGGGCACAGGGTGATCGGGGCCAAGGACGGAGCTCAGCTCGGAGGCACCACTGGGCGGCCCCGCCTCGTCCCCAGCGCTGCCCATCCCAGCGGGTTGGGATGAGTCTAGGGTGGTGGGGTCGCTTCCTTTCTGCCTGGTGCCTCGGGGCCACCCAGTGCTGGAGGGTGGGGCATCCTCACTGGGCCAGTACAAACTGGAGGGTTGGCCCCTAGGTGGCGTGGCTCTGCCCATGACCTCCCAGCACCTGGAACTCAGACCCAGTCTGAAGCTGCTCCCCATGTCTGTCTCTGCAGGGCTACAGCTGCTGGGATCTGGGTGGGGCCAGAGTGCGGGTGTCAGATGGGTCCCAGGCACACAAGGCATCCCTAGAATGACCTGTGCTGACACATCCCTGGAGCTGCCTCCTGCCAAGGCTACCTGCTGGGACCCTGGTCCCATCCACCCTGTCCCTTTAGAAACATCCAGGACCCCCTCCCACGAGGCTGCTCTGAGTGGGCCTTGCTAGCCCTCCTGCTCACCTGAGAAGCTACGGTGCGCGGGAGAAggcagaggtgggggcagggtgagCGAGAGGAGGCAGCGGGGAGGGCGCAGGGGCAGGGCAGGAGCCTCTCCTGGTGAGTGGGCTCATCTACGGGAAGGTGTGGGGACTTAGGCCCTCCAGGCCCCAACGTTGGCTCCAGCCCGCTGCCCTTGAGGCAGGTTCAGGCAGCTGGGCTGAATCTTAGTCCCAGAGGCCGCAGATAAGTCGCCCTGACTCCCAGGGTCCGTGGGCCTGCTTCGGCCTTGCCCAAGGGCAGTTCCCTCCTTCCTCCGGTAAGCGAGGGCGGTCCTGACCATAAGCTGAGCCACGCCCAGAGGGCGGAGCATCTGAGATGCCTCCGCCCTCTCCTCGTCCCTCGGGCAGGGGCGTGGCTCTCCTCAGCTCTGTCCCAGCCCCGTACCCCCCAAGCCCTGAACGCCTACCCATCCCGGCCAGCCCCTGGTTCTGCCTTCCCCCACCTTGGGACCCCGCCCAGCTCCCCTCACCCCATTGCGTCCCGTCTACCAACGGCCTCTGTGTCTCTCTGGCTCTTGTCCGTCCTGCGACAGCCTGTCTGCGTGTCTCTCCTGCGCCTGCCTGCCCTGCCTTGGGCTGTCTCCTTCCCGCTGTGTGTTTGTCTCATCCGCGCCTGGTCCCCTCTCTCCAACCTTTCCTCCCTCTGTCTGTTGGACACTCCATCTCCGCGGCCGTGCCTCCGtctttccctccctccattcGGCCTTCGGCTcatct comes from the Bos taurus isolate L1 Dominette 01449 registration number 42190680 breed Hereford chromosome 2, ARS-UCD2.0, whole genome shotgun sequence genome and includes:
- the LOC132343458 gene encoding uncharacterized protein isoform X3; its protein translation is MESEMRPIQRHYRYRDAESLVGRSREKMSRRPNGGRERRRHGRGDGVSNRQREERLERGDQARMRQTHSGKETAQGRAGRRRRDTQTGCRRTDKSQRDTEAVGRRDAMGKPALFPLNPGTPASQQVTRPKSSSLPGPALGLSECLSYRAPRSAHPCSALHRSPQGGLWGRTPQLSYPGSHQKGLLTSRGLISQEVLVIRKV
- the LOC132343458 gene encoding uncharacterized protein isoform X1, whose translation is MESEMRPIQRHYRYRDAESLVGRSREKMSRRPNGGRERRRHGRGDGVSNRQREERLERGDQARMRQTHSGKETAQGRAGRRRRDTQTGCRRTDKSQRDTEAVGRRDAMGKPALFPLNPGTPASQQVTRPKSSSLPGPALGLSECLSYRAPRSAHPCSALHRSPQGGLWGRTPQLSYPGRDKPSYALSPWVTCGTPHRQLCQTLQFLPSPGPLFSKGDPESHPKALQWSSQMWFGKDSQTEAIPLFLTQFPQISLATE
- the LOC132343458 gene encoding uncharacterized protein isoform X2 gives rise to the protein MESEMRPIQRHYRYRDAESLVGRSREKMSRRPNGGRERRRHGRGDGVSNRQREERLERGDQARMRQTHSGKETAQGRAGRRRRDTQTGCRRTDKSQRDTEAVGRRDAMGKPALFPLNPGTPASQQVTRPKSSSLPGPALGLSECLSYRAPRSAHPCSALHRSPQGGLWGRTPQLSYPGRTTGKRPNSTLTPSTPSHQKGLLTSRGLISQEVLVIRKV
- the LOC132343458 gene encoding uncharacterized protein isoform X4, whose protein sequence is MESEMRPIQRHYRYRDAESLVGRSREKMSRRPNGGRERRRHGRGDGVSNRQREERLERGDQARMRQTHSGKETAQGRAGRRRRDTQTGCRRTDKSQRDTEAVGRRDAMGKPALFPLNPGTPASQQVTRPKSSSLPGPALGLSECLSYRAPRSAHPCSALHRSPQGGLWGRTPQLSYPGRHLLTDT